Proteins found in one uncultured Desulfuromonas sp. genomic segment:
- a CDS encoding prepilin-type N-terminal cleavage/methylation domain-containing protein has protein sequence MAVKRSPHGFTLIELIVVVLLISLSTALVIGVNFRQSDSVRLNAAARELQAFLQLARSRAIFLKQNNRCFYQSSSRQISADLASHPFVLPQSVELIVNTVEGGGMNDTEAKQPFLLYYADGSAAGPKISLVNAGKRIAVTIDPLLGFVSMEPASLKDGAGSEQ, from the coding sequence ATGGCTGTAAAGCGATCCCCCCATGGATTTACCCTCATCGAGCTGATCGTTGTCGTGTTGTTGATCAGCTTGAGTACTGCTCTGGTGATTGGCGTCAATTTTCGCCAAAGTGATAGCGTTCGTCTCAATGCCGCTGCGCGGGAGTTGCAGGCCTTCTTGCAACTTGCGCGCAGTCGGGCCATTTTTCTGAAGCAGAATAACCGCTGCTTTTATCAGTCATCGTCTCGTCAAATCTCAGCCGATCTGGCGTCGCATCCTTTTGTTCTGCCGCAAAGTGTCGAATTGATAGTGAATACTGTTGAGGGGGGCGGCATGAATGATACTGAAGCCAAACAGCCATTTCTTCTCTATTATGCCGACGGCTCAGCTGCAGGGCCGAAGATCTCTCTGGTCAATGCCGGTAAACGGATTGCCGTCACTATTGACCCCCTGCTTGGCTTTGTGTCGATGGAACCCGCTTCATTGAAGGATGGGGCCGGGAGCGAGCAATGA
- the gspG gene encoding type II secretion system major pseudopilin GspG: MVRQRCTSEQGFTLIELLVVMIIIGLLASLVAPKMFNKVDSSKIKTARAQIELLGTALDSYRLDNSMYPTTQQGLAVLRTRPDAVKTWDGPYLPKDIPLDPWGNRYVYKAPGEHNEYDLTSYGADGKVGGEDDAADINSWEN; the protein is encoded by the coding sequence ATGGTACGACAACGTTGCACATCAGAGCAGGGTTTTACCCTGATTGAACTTTTGGTGGTTATGATTATTATCGGTCTGCTGGCTTCTCTGGTGGCGCCGAAAATGTTTAACAAAGTAGATAGCTCGAAGATCAAAACAGCCCGTGCTCAGATTGAATTGCTCGGAACCGCTCTAGATTCCTATCGACTTGACAATTCGATGTATCCAACCACTCAGCAGGGACTGGCTGTCTTGCGCACCCGTCCCGATGCAGTTAAAACCTGGGATGGTCCCTATTTACCCAAGGATATCCCGCTTGACCCTTGGGGAAACAGGTATGTGTACAAAGCTCCGGGTGAGCATAATGAGTACGACCTGACTTCCTATGGTGCGGACGGCAAAGTGGGTGGCGAGGATGATGCCGCCGATATTAACAGCTGGGAAAACTGA
- a CDS encoding type II secretion system protein, which produces MNRPRQPHHGQGGFSLIEMLVAVVLVGMVLTVFLQVFSGSMRLSRKSRAMLEHHLQAEALFSRVLLQDERDEYFAWQGENDIGRWEIVLQELDTVVPLEEQDEITLALPSELFIETLTFYPAATTTSVVLQQIRRWPLNHFSEDFRLQNVLPAAVQETIE; this is translated from the coding sequence ATGAACAGGCCACGTCAGCCCCATCACGGGCAGGGGGGATTTTCCCTGATCGAAATGCTGGTGGCCGTTGTTCTGGTCGGAATGGTGCTGACGGTTTTTCTCCAGGTCTTTTCAGGCAGTATGCGTCTGTCACGCAAGAGCCGGGCAATGCTGGAGCACCACCTGCAGGCGGAAGCACTTTTTTCCCGTGTGTTGTTACAGGACGAGCGTGATGAATACTTCGCCTGGCAAGGGGAAAACGACATCGGCCGCTGGGAGATTGTTCTGCAGGAACTTGACACCGTTGTGCCCCTTGAGGAGCAGGATGAAATCACTCTGGCGCTGCCTTCAGAATTATTTATCGAAACCCTGACCTTTTATCCTGCCGCGACAACGACCAGCGTTGTTTTGCAGCAAATCAGACGCTGGCCCCTGAATCATTTCAGTGAAGATTTTCGCCTGCAAAATGTGCTGCCTGCTGCCGTGCAAGAGACCATCGAATGA
- a CDS encoding prepilin-type N-terminal cleavage/methylation domain-containing protein — protein sequence MIMLFQQILHRCRQKQGFTLIELLISMTIMAMLITVLYQAFSTASRVWTKQELFDEARARQMATSRLIRSDLQHLIPYRYVAEKGEFDLFSMAPNVLFYVTSEGFGARGRDHFGLFFTCCFLQPEDDGTLTLRLFKTAYPEADFLDVFEQFLDQSLQEQQAWSPPLFLREHSVTVMSELTEAGFFAFSLPVSGEDADWDEEERFFQRLAEPFALHREVPEAVSFTYQFDQAWHDLQVVPFCQPDPTASDEETEQ from the coding sequence ATGATTATGCTGTTTCAACAGATATTACATCGTTGCCGGCAAAAACAGGGCTTTACCCTGATTGAACTGCTGATCTCCATGACGATCATGGCGATGTTGATCACGGTGCTGTATCAGGCGTTTTCAACCGCCTCGCGGGTGTGGACAAAGCAGGAGTTGTTTGACGAAGCCCGTGCCCGACAGATGGCGACCAGTCGGCTGATCCGTTCGGACCTTCAACATTTGATCCCCTATCGTTATGTGGCCGAAAAAGGTGAATTTGATCTTTTTTCCATGGCTCCCAACGTTCTTTTTTACGTGACCAGTGAAGGATTTGGTGCCCGTGGCCGGGACCACTTCGGTCTTTTTTTCACGTGCTGCTTTCTCCAGCCTGAGGATGATGGGACACTGACATTGCGGCTGTTTAAAACGGCCTATCCTGAAGCAGATTTTCTTGACGTATTTGAACAGTTTCTCGACCAGTCGTTACAGGAACAACAAGCCTGGTCACCACCGCTTTTTCTGCGGGAGCACAGCGTCACGGTGATGTCTGAGCTGACCGAAGCCGGTTTCTTTGCTTTTTCTTTGCCCGTGTCCGGCGAGGATGCGGATTGGGATGAAGAAGAGCGTTTTTTTCAGCGACTGGCAGAACCGTTTGCATTGCATCGTGAGGTTCCGGAGGCAGTCTCTTTTACCTATCAGTTTGATCAGGCCTGGCACGATCTGCAGGTGGTCCCCTTTTGTCAGCCGGATCCGACGGCCAGTGATGAGGAGACAGAGCAGTGA